Within the Candidatus Zixiibacteriota bacterium genome, the region TGATGATATGCCGCTTGGCATTTTTATCACCGACCGGCAGGGAATAATAAGTTATATGAATCGGAATGCCTCATCCATTCTGGGGTACCAGGAGCCCGCTGATGCCGGCGGCTCTTCACTTCGGGATATTGACGCCGTCCTCAATACCAGCCTGATGAACTCCCTCAGTCAGATCATCGAAGGAAGAAATCTGGTCCTGCCGGAGCACCGTTGCTCCAACCGTCAGGGGCATTTTGCTACTCTGAATGTATATGTGAGCCCTTTCCGACGACAAGCCGAGGAAACGCTTGGTATCATCGGGATTCTGCAGGATGTTACCGGGAGCGCCCGTCGAAAAGCGGAGCTGGAGGAGGCGATTCTGGAATTGTCGATTCTCGCCGAAGTTTCCGAGGCGCTGTCATCGACGGCCGACCTGGACGAAGTCCTCCGTATAATTCTGACCGGGGTTACCGCCAATCAAGGACTCGGATTTAACCGCGCCTTTCTTTTCCTGATCGATACCGATGGCGCTTACCTTGAAGGAAAAGTGGCTATCGGTCCCAGCAGCCCCGAGGAAGCGGGGGAAATCTGGTCACGGCTGTCTCGTCAGCAGAAAAGCCTGAAAGAGATGCTGGAAGACTACAGCGACCGGGAGAATCTCTCCAATTATTCGCTCAGTTCGCTGATTTCGGGTTGGAGAATTCC harbors:
- a CDS encoding PAS domain-containing protein, which produces MMEILQDVVTNEYLSFLKAQFDDMPLGIFITDRQGIISYMNRNASSILGYQEPADAGGSSLRDIDAVLNTSLMNSLSQIIEGRNLVLPEHRCSNRQGHFATLNVYVSPFRRQAEETLGIIGILQDVTGSARRKAELEEAILELSILAEVSEALSSTADLDEVLRIILTGVTANQGLGFNRAFLFLIDTDGAYLEGKVAIGPSSPEEAGEIWSRLSRQQKSLKEMLEDYSDRENLSNYSLSSLISGWRIP